From a region of the Daphnia pulicaria isolate SC F1-1A chromosome 1, SC_F0-13Bv2, whole genome shotgun sequence genome:
- the LOC124325220 gene encoding uncharacterized protein LOC124325220 — protein sequence MTPGRPQLPRTPRLCFKENDNSRFGTHDFPSTPKFGRSESTPELHRIRKLDQSLHMVERNTTQEKAHYNNVLQESNASNLLTLTSDSLPDIFRKPISQQQHEVPLNLQSKFDNSEDKVSKLGYCPSSTNTQQGFGTKINHPESQKESSIKLVTEGLGIVTQVKEEVPCADILKPDTSTWSKK from the exons ATGACACCAGGAAGGCCTCAGTTGCCACGGACACCCAGACTTTGcttcaaagaaaatgataattcAAGATTTGGAACACATGATTTTCCATCAACTCCAAA GTTTGGTCGTTCTGAATCAACACCAGAACTTCACAGGATAAGAAAGTTGGACCAATCTCTTCACATGGTTGAGAGAAACACCACTCAAGAAAAAGCACATTACAACAATGTTCTCCAAGAAAGTAATGCATCCAATCTTTTAACTCTCACCAGTGATTCTCTCCCAGATATCTTTCGTAAGCCTATTAGCCAACAGCAACATGAGGTTCCACTCAACCTACAGTCTAAATTTGACAATTCAGAAGATAAGGTTTCAAAATTGGGTTATTGCCCTTCCTCCACAAATACCCAACAAGGTTTTGGCACAAAAATCAATCATCCAGAATCTCAGAAAGAGTCCTCCATCAAACTAGTTACTGAAGGACTCGGGATAGTAACacaagtaaaagaagaagtaccTTGTGCTGATATTCTAAAACCAGATACCTCTACCTGgagcaaaaaatga